From Streptomyces zhihengii, the proteins below share one genomic window:
- a CDS encoding MCE family protein, which yields MRALPRIKPVRDRNPVAVAVVGLLVMALLGFGAYRADSLPFTGDSTSYTAEFTEAAGLDEGDEVRIAGVKVGRVTGIALDGGKVVVRFEVEDAWIGDSSTAAIAIKTLLGEKYLAVDPLGGGRQDPGERIPASRTTSPYDVTQAFNGLGETIGKIDTAKLAESFDAISTTFENSPPNVKNAATGLSALSRTVSERDAQLASLLRESKKLTKTLDGKKSSFETLLEDGNLLLGEIQARRDAIHALLTGTRSLSTELSGVVDDNDKQLKPTLDALGKVTAVLLKNRKSLDATLKLAGPYYRLVGNTLGNGRWFDTYVCGLVPRNYLPAGTPPETGCMPPKPQQRTEPSGGGS from the coding sequence ATGAGAGCACTCCCGCGCATCAAGCCCGTGAGGGACCGCAACCCGGTCGCCGTCGCCGTCGTCGGCCTGCTCGTCATGGCCCTGCTCGGCTTCGGCGCCTACCGCGCCGACTCGCTGCCGTTCACCGGTGACTCCACCTCCTACACGGCCGAGTTCACCGAGGCCGCCGGGCTCGACGAGGGCGACGAGGTCCGCATCGCCGGCGTCAAGGTCGGCCGGGTCACCGGCATCGCCCTGGACGGCGGCAAGGTCGTCGTCCGGTTCGAGGTCGAGGACGCCTGGATCGGCGACTCCAGCACCGCCGCCATCGCCATCAAGACGCTCCTCGGCGAGAAGTACCTGGCCGTCGACCCGCTCGGCGGCGGCCGCCAGGACCCCGGCGAGCGGATCCCCGCCTCCCGCACCACCTCGCCCTACGACGTCACCCAGGCGTTCAACGGGCTCGGCGAGACCATCGGGAAGATCGACACGGCCAAGCTCGCCGAGAGCTTCGACGCCATCTCGACCACCTTCGAGAACTCGCCGCCCAACGTGAAGAACGCGGCCACCGGGCTCTCCGCCCTCTCCCGCACCGTCTCCGAACGCGACGCCCAGCTCGCCTCACTGCTGCGCGAGAGCAAGAAGCTCACCAAGACCCTCGACGGCAAGAAGAGCAGCTTCGAGACCCTGCTGGAGGACGGCAACCTCCTCCTCGGCGAGATCCAGGCCCGCCGCGACGCCATCCACGCGCTGCTGACCGGCACCCGGAGCCTGAGCACCGAACTCAGCGGCGTCGTCGACGACAACGACAAGCAGCTGAAGCCGACGCTCGACGCACTCGGCAAGGTCACCGCCGTGCTGCTGAAGAACCGCAAGAGCCTCGACGCCACGCTGAAGCTCGCCGGCCCCTACTACCGCCTCGTCGGCAACACCCTCGGCAACGGCCGCTGGTTCGACACCTACGTCTGCGGCCTCGTGCCCAGGAACTACCTGCCCGCCGGCACACCGCCCGAGACCGGGTGCATGCCGCCCAAGCCGCAGCAGCGGACCGAGCCGTCAGGCGGTGGATCGTGA